A window of uncultured Fibrobacter sp. contains these coding sequences:
- a CDS encoding tetratricopeptide repeat protein — MKKFSLILMALIVACATMSFAAEHCNGIDAGAKAYNEGDFDRAVDEWRTCADNGIENADLYYNLGNAYFRGGKLGFAIYYYKSALRLDPSNDDILHNLKYAQAMTRDKVEEDGEENPLLAGLFKAHHALSLKAQMWTLLGIFWVIALLAIARRISRSGRTKNALIGSMFALSSIFCIIAMSAGYKVFVAETEITGVVTAKDADVTSAPSDRSQTLNTLSEGTSFEVLSEQGNFAEIRLGEKVRGFVKLSDVGVVK, encoded by the coding sequence ATGAAAAAATTTTCGCTTATCTTGATGGCTTTGATCGTCGCATGCGCCACGATGAGTTTTGCAGCCGAACATTGCAACGGGATCGATGCGGGCGCCAAGGCCTACAACGAAGGAGACTTCGACCGCGCCGTCGACGAATGGCGCACCTGCGCAGACAACGGCATCGAGAACGCCGACCTCTACTACAACCTGGGCAACGCCTACTTCAGGGGCGGCAAGCTCGGCTTCGCCATCTACTATTACAAGTCGGCACTCCGCCTCGACCCAAGCAACGACGATATCCTGCACAACCTCAAGTACGCACAGGCCATGACCCGCGACAAGGTGGAAGAAGACGGCGAAGAAAACCCGCTTCTCGCAGGCCTTTTCAAGGCGCACCATGCGCTTTCCCTAAAGGCGCAGATGTGGACGCTCCTCGGAATCTTCTGGGTAATCGCGTTACTGGCCATCGCTAGACGCATCAGCCGCAGCGGACGCACCAAGAACGCACTGATTGGTAGCATGTTCGCGCTCTCCAGCATTTTCTGCATCATCGCGATGAGTGCCGGCTACAAGGTCTTTGTCGCCGAAACCGAAATTACGGGAGTCGTCACCGCCAAGGACGCCGACGTAACGAGCGCCCCAAGCGACAGGTCCCAGACGCTCAACACGCTTTCCGAAGGCACCTCTTTCGAAGTGCTTAGCGAACAGGGCAACTTCGCCGAAATCCGCCTGGGCGAAAAAGTCCGCGGATTCGTGAAACTTTCCGACGTGGGCGTCGTAAAATAG
- a CDS encoding GNAT family protein — translation MENFDDFFTETFETATLANNLVTLRGLRETATGPSSPESILQAIEESREHLTEHLPWIRDTDIFDIKKRIRSWILNEKFRQGGCWLIYKNPDGEISTDSTTPVAGAIMMDVNIRNHSATLSYWLRKGYTGQGIMTEAVKLISAFSFATLKLNRLEILVSVDNPKSAAVAKRCGFTEEGINRDFELINGKFVDHRRFSLLARDVYSCLPE, via the coding sequence ATGGAAAACTTCGACGATTTTTTCACCGAGACCTTCGAGACCGCCACCTTGGCCAACAACCTGGTGACGCTCAGGGGCCTGCGCGAAACGGCCACGGGGCCGTCGTCGCCGGAATCCATCTTGCAGGCAATCGAGGAATCGCGCGAACACCTCACGGAGCACCTTCCCTGGATACGGGACACCGACATTTTCGACATCAAGAAGCGAATCCGTTCGTGGATCCTGAACGAAAAATTTAGGCAGGGCGGCTGCTGGCTTATCTACAAGAACCCCGACGGGGAGATTTCGACAGATTCCACGACTCCCGTTGCCGGCGCCATCATGATGGACGTGAACATCCGTAACCATTCCGCGACACTAAGCTACTGGTTACGCAAGGGCTACACGGGTCAGGGGATCATGACCGAGGCGGTCAAGCTCATTTCGGCCTTTTCCTTTGCAACGCTCAAGCTCAACCGTCTGGAAATCCTGGTTTCCGTAGACAACCCCAAAAGTGCGGCCGTCGCCAAGCGTTGCGGCTTTACCGAAGAGGGCATAAATCGCGATTTCGAGCTCATAAACGGCAAATTCGTAGACCACAGGCGTTTTTCGCTCCTCGCCCGGGATGTTTACAGTTGTTTACCCGAGTAA